Proteins from one Bacteroides zhangwenhongii genomic window:
- a CDS encoding DEAD/DEAH box helicase encodes MKTFEELGVSPEIRRAIEEMGYENPMPVQEEVIPYLLGENNDVVALAQTGTGKTAAFGLPLLQQIDVKNRIPQSLILCPTRELCLQIAGDLNDYSKYIDGLKVLPVYGGSSIDSQIRSLKRGVHIIVATPGRLLDLMERKTVSLSTIRNVVMDEADEMLNMGFTESINAILADVPKERNTLLFSATMSPEIARISKNYLQNAKEITIGRKNESTSNVKHVAYTVHAKDKYEALKRIVDFYPQIYGIIFCRTRKETQEIADKLMQEGYNADSLHGELSQAQRDAVMQKFRIRNLQLLVATDVAARGLDVDDLTHVINYGLPDDTESYTHRSGRTGRAGKTGTSIAIINLREKGKMREIERIIGKKFIPGEMPTAAGICQKQLLKVIDELEKVKVNEEEIAEFMPDIYRKLEWLSKEDLIKRMVSHEFNRFAEYYRNRAEIEIPTDSRGERAGRGDRKEGGFEKRSRKAAPGFNRLFINLGKTDSFFPSDLIGLLNSNTRGRIELGRIDLMQNFSFFEVPEKETINVVKALSRSKWNGRKVVVEVSNEEGGKERAPRRENKDRKPKEVSVKGSKASKKEKPSRAERGYANARGPKKKDDWQAFFKDKEPDFSEEGWARRKPKK; translated from the coding sequence ATGAAGACATTTGAAGAGCTTGGCGTTTCTCCGGAGATACGTAGAGCAATTGAAGAGATGGGATATGAGAATCCCATGCCGGTACAAGAAGAAGTGATTCCGTACCTTTTAGGAGAAAATAATGATGTAGTAGCTCTTGCACAGACAGGAACAGGTAAAACAGCCGCATTCGGTTTGCCCTTGCTCCAACAGATTGACGTAAAAAACAGAATTCCACAATCACTTATCCTCTGCCCTACCCGTGAGCTTTGCCTCCAGATAGCAGGTGATCTGAATGATTATTCCAAATACATTGACGGACTGAAAGTGCTGCCTGTATATGGCGGTTCTTCTATCGACAGTCAGATACGCAGCTTGAAAAGGGGGGTACATATCATTGTCGCCACTCCCGGACGTTTGCTGGATTTGATGGAACGCAAAACCGTATCTCTATCGACTATCCGCAACGTTGTGATGGACGAAGCGGACGAGATGCTGAACATGGGATTTACGGAAAGTATCAACGCTATTCTTGCCGATGTTCCGAAGGAGCGTAACACATTGCTTTTCTCGGCAACGATGAGCCCGGAAATCGCGCGTATTTCAAAAAATTACCTGCAGAACGCAAAGGAAATCACGATTGGTCGTAAAAACGAAAGCACCAGTAACGTAAAGCACGTTGCCTATACGGTGCACGCCAAAGATAAATACGAAGCGCTGAAACGCATCGTTGACTTTTATCCGCAGATCTACGGTATCATCTTCTGCCGCACACGTAAGGAAACTCAAGAGATTGCAGACAAACTGATGCAGGAGGGTTATAACGCCGATTCACTGCACGGTGAACTTTCGCAGGCGCAACGCGATGCTGTAATGCAAAAATTCCGTATCCGCAACTTGCAACTGCTTGTCGCTACGGACGTAGCTGCCCGTGGTCTGGACGTGGACGACCTGACTCATGTCATCAATTATGGATTGCCGGATGACACGGAAAGTTATACCCACCGTAGCGGTCGTACGGGACGTGCCGGAAAGACTGGTACTTCTATCGCTATCATCAACCTCCGCGAGAAAGGAAAGATGCGCGAGATAGAGCGCATTATCGGCAAAAAGTTCATTCCGGGCGAAATGCCAACGGCAGCCGGAATCTGTCAGAAGCAGTTGCTGAAAGTGATTGACGAGCTTGAAAAGGTGAAAGTCAATGAGGAAGAGATTGCCGAGTTCATGCCGGACATTTACCGCAAACTGGAGTGGTTAAGCAAGGAAGACTTGATTAAACGCATGGTGTCGCATGAGTTCAACCGTTTCGCTGAATATTACCGTAACCGTGCCGAAATAGAGATCCCGACCGACAGTCGCGGAGAACGTGCCGGACGGGGTGATCGCAAAGAAGGTGGTTTCGAGAAAAGAAGCAGGAAAGCCGCTCCGGGCTTCAACCGTCTGTTCATCAACTTGGGTAAGACGGACAGTTTCTTCCCTAGCGATCTTATCGGTCTGCTCAACAGCAATACACGCGGACGTATTGAGCTCGGACGTATCGACCTGATGCAGAACTTCTCTTTCTTCGAAGTTCCGGAAAAGGAGACGATCAATGTAGTAAAAGCTTTAAGTCGCAGTAAATGGAACGGACGCAAAGTGGTAGTGGAAGTATCCAACGAAGAAGGAGGCAAAGAACGTGCCCCACGCCGCGAGAATAAGGATAGAAAGCCCAAAGAGGTCTCGGTAAAAGGCTCCAAAGCGAGCAAGAAAGAGAAACCAAGCCGTGCCGAACGGGGATATGCAAACGCACGTGGTCCTAAAAAGAAGGATGATTGGCAGGCGTTCTTCAAAGACAAAGAGCCTGACTTCAGCGAAGAAGGATGGGCACGCAGAAAACCGAAGAAATAG
- the ruvB gene encoding Holliday junction branch migration DNA helicase RuvB, producing the protein MEQEDFNIREHQLTSKERDFENALRPLSFEDFSGQDKVVENLRIFVKAARLRGEALDHVLLHGPPGLGKTTLSNIIANELGVGFKVTSGPVLDKPGDLAGVLTSLEPNDVLFIDEIHRLSPVVEEYLYSAMEDYRIDIMIDKGPSARSIQIDLNPFTLVGATTRSGLLTAPLRARFGINLHLEYYDDDILSSIIRRSASILDVPCSIRAAAEIASRSRGTPRIANALLRRVRDFAQVKGSGSIDTEIAQFALEALNIDKYGLDEIDNKILCTIIDKFKGGPVGLTTIATALGEDAGTIEEVYEPFLIKEGFMKRTPRGREVTELAYKHLGRSLYSGNQKTLFGD; encoded by the coding sequence ATGGAACAGGAAGATTTTAACATACGCGAACATCAGCTTACTTCAAAAGAACGGGATTTCGAGAATGCACTCCGTCCGTTAAGCTTTGAGGACTTCAGCGGACAGGACAAGGTGGTGGAAAACCTTCGCATTTTTGTGAAGGCGGCGCGCCTGCGTGGAGAAGCACTCGATCATGTGCTGCTTCACGGCCCTCCCGGATTAGGAAAAACAACTCTTTCGAATATTATCGCCAACGAATTGGGAGTTGGATTTAAAGTAACTTCCGGTCCTGTACTTGATAAGCCGGGAGATTTGGCAGGTGTATTAACTAGTCTTGAGCCGAATGATGTGCTTTTTATTGATGAGATTCATCGGTTGTCTCCGGTAGTAGAAGAGTATCTTTACTCTGCTATGGAAGACTATCGTATCGATATTATGATTGATAAAGGTCCTTCTGCGCGCAGCATTCAAATTGATTTGAATCCTTTTACGTTGGTTGGAGCGACAACACGTAGTGGTTTGCTGACAGCTCCGCTTCGTGCCCGTTTCGGTATTAACCTGCATCTGGAGTATTACGATGATGATATCTTGAGTAGCATAATTCGTCGTTCCGCATCTATATTGGATGTGCCTTGTTCGATACGTGCGGCGGCTGAGATCGCTTCCCGCAGTCGTGGAACCCCTCGTATAGCCAATGCGTTGCTCCGTCGGGTACGTGACTTTGCGCAGGTGAAAGGCTCCGGCTCTATTGATACGGAGATAGCTCAGTTTGCATTGGAAGCACTGAACATCGACAAATACGGCTTGGATGAAATAGATAACAAGATTCTCTGCACGATTATAGACAAGTTCAAGGGTGGTCCTGTGGGACTGACGACTATTGCAACCGCTTTAGGAGAAGATGCGGGAACCATTGAAGAGGTATATGAGCCTTTCCTCATAAAAGAAGGATTCATGAAACGTACTCCTCGTGGGCGTGAAGTGACGGAGCTTGCTTATAAGCATTTGGGAAGAAGTCTTTATAGCGGAAACCAGAAAACGTTGTTTGGTGATTAA
- a CDS encoding TIGR00341 family protein, translated as MKTDERNKFAIKSFLGEYLDLRKDKDNELETVDSIRKGVEFKGANLWILIFAIFMASLGLNVNSTAVIIGAMLISPLMGPIMGVGLSVGLNDFELMKRSLKSFLITTAFSVTTATIFFLFAPIAGSQSELLARTSPTIYDVFIALFGGLAGVVALSTKEKGNVIPGVAIATALMPPLCTAGYGLASGNLIYFLGAFYLYFINSVFISLATFLGVRVMHFQRKEFVDKTREKTVRKYIVLIVILTMCPAVYLTYGIIKSTFYEAAANRFINEQLGFDNTQVLDKKISYEHKEVRVVLIGSEVPDASISIARSKLKEYKLDDTKLIVLQGMNNEAVDVSSIRAMVMEDFYKNSEQRLQEQKVKISQLEKTLEEYKTYDAMSRKLVPELKVLYPSITTLSIAHSLEVRVDSLKTDTVTLAVLKFSKRPSVAEKEKISEWLKARVGAKQLRLITE; from the coding sequence ATGAAGACAGATGAACGCAATAAATTTGCCATCAAATCCTTTCTAGGCGAATATCTGGACTTGAGAAAGGATAAGGATAACGAACTGGAAACAGTTGATTCTATCCGTAAGGGAGTAGAGTTCAAAGGAGCTAACTTATGGATTCTAATCTTTGCCATTTTTATGGCGTCACTTGGTTTGAACGTCAATTCTACTGCTGTAATCATCGGTGCCATGCTGATTTCTCCATTGATGGGACCTATCATGGGAGTAGGACTGTCTGTCGGTTTGAACGATTTTGAACTGATGAAACGCTCTTTGAAGAGTTTCCTTATTACGACAGCTTTCAGTGTGACGACCGCAACGATCTTTTTTCTTTTCGCTCCTATCGCCGGTTCGCAATCAGAGCTCTTGGCGCGTACTTCACCTACAATCTACGATGTATTTATCGCACTCTTCGGTGGTCTGGCGGGTGTTGTAGCTCTTTCCACCAAAGAAAAAGGAAATGTGATTCCGGGAGTTGCTATCGCTACTGCATTAATGCCGCCGCTTTGTACGGCAGGATACGGATTGGCATCTGGTAATCTCATTTATTTTCTGGGAGCCTTCTATCTCTATTTCATCAACTCCGTATTTATCAGTCTGGCTACTTTTCTCGGTGTCCGTGTGATGCACTTCCAACGGAAAGAGTTTGTAGATAAAACCCGTGAGAAGACCGTACGCAAGTACATTGTTCTGATCGTCATCCTGACGATGTGTCCGGCTGTTTACCTGACCTACGGCATTATAAAAAGTACTTTCTACGAAGCGGCAGCCAATCGTTTTATTAACGAACAGCTGGGATTTGACAATACGCAAGTACTCGACAAAAAGATCAGTTATGAACATAAAGAAGTCCGCGTTGTTCTGATCGGTTCTGAGGTGCCGGATGCGTCCATCTCCATCGCTCGCAGCAAATTGAAAGAATATAAGCTGGACGATACAAAGTTAATTGTATTGCAGGGTATGAACAATGAAGCGGTAGATGTGTCTTCCATTCGTGCTATGGTGATGGAAGACTTCTACAAGAACAGCGAGCAGCGGCTTCAGGAACAGAAAGTGAAGATCTCCCAACTGGAGAAAACTTTGGAAGAATACAAGACATATGATGCAATGAGCCGTAAACTGGTTCCTGAGTTGAAGGTCCTTTATCCTTCCATCACCACTCTTTCCATTGCTCATTCACTTGAGGTACGGGTTGATTCGTTGAAAACGGATACAGTCACATTGGCTGTACTGAAGTTCTCCAAACGCCCCTCCGTTGCCGAGAAAGAGAAAATCAGCGAATGGTTGAAAGCTAGGGTGGGAGCCAAGCAGTTGCGACTGATTACAGAATAA
- a CDS encoding lipopolysaccharide biosynthesis protein, which produces MAELKSLAKDTAIYGASSIIGKFLNYLLVPIYTISLPASSGGYGVITNMYAIVALLLVLLTFGMETGFFRFANKGDDDPNRVYSTSLLMVSSVSLTFLLLCLLFLSPIADLFGYGEHPWYLGMMLIVIAMDAIQAIPFAYLRYKKRPIKFAGLKLLFIFISISLNITYFVVLKGTDVGAAFLINLICSFTVMMGLIPEFRAFRYCIDRSLMKRMLYYSFPMLILGIAGILNQVADKIIFPFVYPDEAEAAVQLGIYGATSKIAMIMAMFTQAFRFAYEPFVFGKSKDKDNKQMYAQAMKFFIIFTVLAFLAVMFYLDILRYVIGRDYWEGLRVVPIVMIAEMFMGIYFNLSFWYKLTDETKWGAYFSLIACLIVVLMNIFLIPIYGYMACAWAGFTGYAVAMLLSYFVGQKKYPIGYDLRGIGCYVALAAVLYILGEQVPISNLALRLAFRTILLLLFVAYIIKRDLPLSQIPVINRFIKKK; this is translated from the coding sequence ATGGCAGAATTAAAATCATTGGCAAAAGACACTGCAATTTATGGTGCAAGCAGTATTATAGGGAAATTCCTTAATTATCTGTTGGTGCCTATCTATACGATCTCCCTTCCGGCTTCGAGCGGTGGCTATGGGGTAATCACTAATATGTATGCCATTGTAGCTTTATTACTCGTATTGCTGACTTTTGGTATGGAAACCGGTTTTTTCCGTTTTGCAAATAAGGGAGATGATGATCCGAACCGGGTATATTCTACCTCTTTGTTGATGGTGAGCAGTGTCTCTCTTACTTTTTTGCTTCTCTGCCTTCTGTTTTTGTCTCCTATTGCCGATTTATTCGGTTATGGAGAACATCCTTGGTATTTAGGGATGATGCTCATCGTGATTGCGATGGACGCCATACAAGCCATTCCTTTTGCATATCTGCGTTATAAGAAACGTCCCATCAAGTTTGCGGGGCTGAAGCTACTCTTTATATTTATCAGTATTTCTTTGAATATCACTTATTTCGTGGTTCTGAAAGGTACGGATGTAGGAGCTGCTTTCTTGATAAATTTGATTTGTTCGTTTACGGTGATGATGGGACTAATACCGGAATTTCGTGCTTTCCGTTATTGCATTGACCGTTCTTTGATGAAACGAATGCTCTATTATTCGTTCCCGATGTTGATTCTCGGTATTGCCGGAATCTTGAATCAGGTAGCCGATAAGATTATTTTTCCGTTTGTCTATCCGGATGAGGCTGAAGCAGCCGTGCAGCTTGGCATTTACGGGGCAACCAGTAAGATAGCCATGATTATGGCAATGTTTACCCAAGCCTTCCGTTTTGCTTATGAGCCCTTTGTGTTTGGCAAGAGCAAGGATAAGGATAACAAACAGATGTATGCACAGGCTATGAAGTTCTTTATCATTTTCACCGTGCTTGCTTTCCTGGCGGTGATGTTCTACTTGGATATTTTGCGGTATGTCATAGGCCGTGATTATTGGGAGGGACTTCGTGTAGTTCCTATTGTGATGATTGCCGAGATGTTTATGGGTATTTATTTCAACCTTTCTTTCTGGTATAAGTTGACGGATGAGACCAAATGGGGAGCTTACTTCTCGCTGATTGCTTGTCTCATTGTTGTACTGATGAATATTTTCTTGATTCCTATATATGGGTATATGGCTTGTGCCTGGGCCGGTTTCACCGGTTATGCTGTAGCTATGCTGCTGTCCTACTTTGTCGGTCAGAAGAAATACCCTATCGGGTATGATCTGCGGGGAATCGGTTGCTATGTGGCGTTAGCTGCCGTTTTGTACATTCTCGGGGAACAAGTGCCTATCTCTAATCTTGCGCTCCGTCTTGCTTTCCGTACGATACTCTTATTACTGTTTGTTGCTTATATTATCAAACGCGATCTACCGTTAAGTCAGATCCCTGTTATTAACCGATTCATAAAGAAGAAATAA
- a CDS encoding nucleoside recognition domain-containing protein, whose amino-acid sequence MVLNYIWIGFFVIAFIIALLKVIFLGDTEIFTAIMNSTFDSSKTAFEISLGLTGVLALWLGIMKIGENSGLINALARFLSPVLCRLFPDIPKGHPVLGSIFMNMSANMLGLDNAATPLGLKAMKELQELNPKKDTASNPMIMFLVINTSGLIIIPISIMVYRAQMGAAQPTDVFIPILISTFISTLVGVIAVSIAQKINLINKPILILMGVICLFFSGLIYLFLSVSREDMGTYSTLIANILLFSVIILFILTGIRKKINVYDSFVEGAKEGFTTAVRIIPYLVAFLVGIAVFRTSGAMDFLVGGIGYIVGLCGVDTSFVGALPTALMKSLSGSGANGLMIDTMKELGPDSFVGHMSCVVRGASDTTFYILAVYFGSVGITKTRNAVTCGLIADFSGIIAAILISYLFFF is encoded by the coding sequence ATGGTTCTAAATTACATTTGGATAGGATTCTTTGTTATTGCCTTCATCATCGCCCTCCTGAAAGTTATTTTTCTTGGAGACACAGAGATATTCACTGCTATCATGAACTCTACATTCGACTCTTCAAAGACAGCTTTTGAAATCTCGCTAGGTCTTACAGGAGTATTGGCGCTTTGGTTGGGCATCATGAAGATTGGCGAGAACAGCGGATTGATTAATGCATTGGCCCGCTTTCTAAGTCCGGTGCTTTGCCGCTTATTTCCGGACATTCCTAAAGGGCATCCGGTGCTAGGCTCCATCTTTATGAATATGTCTGCCAATATGCTCGGTTTGGACAATGCCGCCACCCCGTTGGGACTGAAAGCCATGAAAGAACTGCAAGAACTGAATCCGAAAAAGGATACCGCTTCCAATCCAATGATTATGTTCTTGGTGATTAATACCTCCGGCCTCATCATTATTCCGATCAGCATCATGGTATATCGTGCACAAATGGGAGCTGCACAACCTACGGATGTATTTATTCCTATCCTGATAAGTACTTTCATTTCAACTTTAGTCGGAGTTATAGCAGTCAGCATCGCTCAAAAGATAAACTTAATCAATAAACCAATTCTCATTTTAATGGGTGTTATCTGCCTTTTCTTTTCGGGATTGATCTATCTGTTTCTAAGTGTATCGCGAGAGGATATGGGCACTTATTCTACACTGATAGCGAATATTCTGTTGTTCAGTGTCATCATCCTGTTTATTTTAACGGGAATCAGAAAGAAAATCAATGTATACGATTCTTTTGTAGAAGGAGCCAAAGAAGGATTTACGACGGCTGTACGCATCATTCCTTATCTGGTTGCTTTTCTGGTAGGAATTGCAGTGTTCCGCACTTCGGGAGCAATGGATTTTCTGGTGGGAGGTATCGGCTATATAGTAGGTCTATGTGGGGTTGATACGAGCTTTGTCGGGGCCCTACCTACTGCACTGATGAAATCACTTAGTGGCAGCGGTGCAAACGGCCTGATGATCGATACGATGAAAGAACTAGGACCGGATTCTTTTGTTGGGCATATGAGCTGTGTTGTACGCGGAGCTTCAGATACTACATTCTACATTCTGGCCGTTTATTTCGGCAGTGTGGGAATTACCAAAACTCGTAATGCGGTGACCTGTGGTCTGATTGCAGACTTTTCGGGTATCATAGCCGCTATCTTAATCAGTTATTTATTTTTCTTTTAA
- a CDS encoding tyrosine-protein phosphatase → MYKNLLSWLTILLVLPSCSDTPPTISVVCEENNVGNCVIKWETTPLLKGRVQVYASTSPTSIPEDSPVAMSNISSGKMTIITEDPSQRYYYLMVFNNKYRVRVATRNVNIPGIQNFRDLGGYKSTDTGKIISWGMLYRSAQIDSISPCSRRELKNMGVRTIIDLRSEEERHNYPQLSDNEFKIVHIPIPTGNMESILQGIQKEKIKSDTIYRLVERMNRELVANYQKEFKEVFNVLLNPDCYPAVIHCTSGKGRTGVVSALLLAALGVNEDVIMSDYRLSNDYFNIPKASKYAYELPVNSQEAITTIYSAKEDFLNAAKEQIESEYGSVQAYLKKGIGLSAEEIEQLRSILLIN, encoded by the coding sequence ATGTACAAGAACCTGTTAAGCTGGCTTACCATTCTATTGGTGCTTCCATCCTGTTCCGACACCCCGCCGACCATATCAGTGGTATGCGAAGAAAACAATGTAGGAAACTGCGTCATCAAATGGGAGACCACTCCTTTACTGAAAGGGCGGGTACAAGTATACGCTTCCACTTCTCCTACATCGATTCCGGAAGATTCTCCGGTGGCAATGAGCAATATCTCCAGCGGTAAGATGACAATTATAACGGAGGATCCGTCCCAGCGTTATTACTATCTGATGGTGTTCAACAACAAATACCGGGTCAGAGTGGCTACCCGTAATGTCAATATTCCCGGCATACAGAACTTCCGTGACTTGGGAGGATATAAATCTACTGATACGGGGAAAATCATCAGTTGGGGTATGCTTTATCGTTCCGCACAGATAGACAGCATTTCCCCCTGCTCACGACGGGAACTCAAAAACATGGGTGTACGAACCATCATCGACCTCCGTTCGGAAGAAGAACGCCATAACTACCCGCAATTGAGTGATAACGAATTCAAGATTGTGCATATACCTATTCCGACAGGCAATATGGAAAGTATCTTGCAAGGAATCCAGAAAGAGAAAATAAAGAGTGACACCATTTACCGTCTGGTAGAACGGATGAACCGTGAACTGGTAGCAAATTATCAAAAAGAGTTCAAGGAGGTGTTCAACGTACTTCTCAATCCGGACTGTTATCCTGCCGTGATTCACTGTACCTCCGGAAAAGGACGGACAGGAGTAGTGTCGGCCTTACTGCTTGCCGCATTAGGGGTGAATGAAGACGTGATTATGTCCGATTACCGTCTAAGCAACGACTATTTCAATATACCCAAAGCCTCAAAATACGCCTACGAGCTACCGGTAAATTCACAGGAGGCGATTACCACCATCTACTCGGCCAAAGAGGACTTCTTGAATGCCGCCAAAGAACAAATTGAGTCGGAATATGGAAGCGTTCAAGCCTACCTGAAAAAAGGAATCGGACTTTCGGCAGAAGAAATAGAGCAGTTACGCAGTATATTGTTAATAAATTGA
- a CDS encoding S46 family peptidase yields the protein MKFRLTAVVLLSICLSNAFADEGMWLLGNLKKNKQTERVMKDLGLQMPVSKLYNPKKPCLADAVVSFGGFCSGVVVSDDGLVFTNHHCGFSSIQQHSSVEHDYLKDGFVARSLQEELPNPELYVRFLLRTEDVTKRVLSAAKYARTEAERRVAVDSIMNVIGMEVSEKDSTLTGVVDAYYAGNEFWLSVYRDYNDVRLVFAPPSSVGKFGWDTDNWMWPRHTGDFSVFRIYANAQNGPADYSPENVPYHPEYVAPISLDGYREGSFCMTLGYPGSTERYLSSYGIEEMMNGINQAMIDVRGVKQAIWKREMDHRPDIRIKYASKYDESSNYWKNSIGTNKAIKHLKVLEKKRAAEAALREWIQSHPAEREKLLRLFSSLELSYSGRRETNHALAYFGEAFINGPELVQLALEILNFDFEAEEKQVVTRIKKLLEKYDNLDLAIDKEVFVSMLKEYQAKVDKKYLPAMYEKIDTLYNGNIQAYVDSLYATSQITSSKGLKRFLERDTTYNLFEDPAVALSLDLIVKYYEMNQSISEASEQIEQGERVFNAAMRRMYADRNFYPDANSTMRLSFGTVNGYSPFDGAVYDYYTTVKGIFEKVKEHAGDIDFAVQPELLSLFSSGDFGRYANEKGDMSVCFISNNDITGGNSGSAMFNGKGELLGLAFDGNWEAMSSDIVFEPELQRCIGVDIRYVLFIIEKYGKAGNLIKELKIAK from the coding sequence ATGAAATTCAGACTAACCGCCGTCGTGCTTCTTTCTATCTGTCTCTCGAATGCTTTTGCCGATGAGGGAATGTGGTTGTTGGGAAACCTTAAAAAGAACAAGCAGACAGAACGGGTGATGAAAGATCTTGGTTTGCAGATGCCTGTAAGCAAACTCTATAATCCGAAGAAACCGTGTCTTGCGGATGCTGTGGTTAGCTTTGGAGGTTTTTGCTCGGGAGTGGTGGTCTCGGACGACGGGCTGGTTTTTACTAACCATCACTGCGGGTTCAGCAGTATTCAGCAACACTCTTCGGTGGAGCACGATTATCTGAAAGATGGCTTCGTGGCGCGTAGCCTTCAAGAAGAACTGCCGAATCCGGAGTTGTATGTCCGTTTTCTGCTTCGCACGGAAGATGTTACCAAGCGGGTACTGTCTGCTGCCAAATATGCCAGAACAGAAGCGGAACGCAGGGTAGCCGTCGACTCTATCATGAATGTAATCGGAATGGAAGTTTCCGAGAAGGATTCTACCTTGACCGGTGTTGTAGACGCTTATTATGCGGGAAATGAATTTTGGCTTTCCGTCTATCGGGATTATAATGATGTACGCCTGGTTTTTGCTCCTCCTTCTTCTGTCGGTAAATTCGGGTGGGATACGGATAATTGGATGTGGCCGCGTCATACTGGTGATTTTAGCGTATTCCGTATTTACGCCAATGCCCAGAACGGTCCGGCGGACTATTCCCCCGAAAACGTTCCCTATCACCCCGAATATGTAGCTCCTATCTCTTTGGACGGCTATAGGGAAGGCTCGTTCTGTATGACGCTTGGTTATCCGGGAAGTACGGAACGCTATCTTTCTTCGTACGGTATCGAAGAAATGATGAACGGCATTAATCAGGCTATGATTGATGTGCGTGGAGTGAAACAGGCTATCTGGAAGCGGGAGATGGACCATCGTCCGGATATTCGTATCAAGTATGCTTCAAAGTACGACGAGAGCTCTAACTACTGGAAAAACAGCATTGGAACAAACAAGGCTATCAAGCATTTGAAAGTTCTGGAAAAGAAACGGGCGGCTGAGGCTGCACTTCGCGAATGGATTCAATCTCATCCGGCGGAAAGAGAAAAGTTGCTTCGTCTTTTTTCTTCTTTGGAATTGAGTTACAGCGGTCGTCGGGAGACAAATCATGCCTTAGCCTATTTCGGTGAAGCATTTATTAATGGTCCTGAACTGGTTCAGCTTGCCTTGGAAATCTTGAATTTCGATTTTGAGGCGGAAGAGAAGCAGGTAGTTACACGTATCAAGAAACTATTGGAGAAATATGACAACCTGGATCTTGCCATTGACAAAGAAGTCTTTGTTTCCATGCTCAAAGAATATCAGGCAAAAGTAGACAAGAAGTATCTGCCTGCCATGTATGAGAAGATTGATACGCTTTACAACGGGAACATTCAGGCCTATGTGGATTCTCTGTATGCCACGTCCCAAATAACCTCTTCCAAAGGTCTGAAACGTTTCTTGGAGCGGGATACTACCTATAACTTATTTGAGGATCCGGCTGTAGCTTTAAGTCTCGATCTGATAGTGAAGTATTATGAGATGAATCAAAGTATCTCTGAGGCTTCCGAGCAGATAGAACAGGGGGAGCGTGTGTTCAATGCTGCCATGCGTCGTATGTATGCCGACCGTAACTTCTACCCCGACGCTAATTCTACCATGCGTTTGAGCTTTGGGACGGTGAACGGTTACTCACCTTTTGACGGGGCTGTTTATGATTATTATACGACTGTAAAAGGAATCTTTGAAAAGGTGAAAGAGCACGCCGGAGATATTGACTTTGCTGTCCAACCGGAACTGCTGAGTCTGTTTTCTTCCGGTGATTTCGGTAGATATGCTAATGAAAAGGGGGATATGAGTGTTTGCTTTATCTCTAACAATGATATTACGGGAGGAAATTCCGGCAGTGCCATGTTTAATGGTAAGGGTGAATTGTTGGGACTGGCATTCGATGGTAATTGGGAAGCAATGAGCAGTGATATTGTCTTTGAACCCGAGCTTCAACGTTGTATAGGTGTAGACATCCGTTATGTACTTTTTATTATAGAAAAGTACGGAAAAGCAGGGAATCTTATCAAGGAGTTGAAAATAGCCAAATAA